CTATTGACAATGGCATACTTACCACTAGTTCTGACCGGGCTCTATCAATACAAAAGCACTATTATCGTGCAATTAATCCTGTTTATCATTGGTTCGTACTCGCTTCTCGCTCATAAAGAAGTGCGATTCATCTTCCCGCTCATACCACTTTTGCATCTCCTGGTAGCGGCTGCTTTAGATCGCATCCGACGACGAGCCATATTCCCCCTTCCATATCTCGTGGCCATATTACTAGCAATCAACGTCCCAGTGGCCACATACTTCTCACTATACCATCAACGAGGAGTCATCGACGTGATCTCGTACCTCCGCCATGAACCAACCGTCTCAAGTGTCGGATTCCTCATGCCCTGTCATTCGACCCCCTGGCAGAGCCACATCCACCGACCCGATATCACTGCCTGGTTCCTCACCTGTGAACCACCCCTCGGCCTTACCGccaaacaacaaaaaagcTATCTCGACATCGCCGACCAGTTCTACGCCGACCCGACCACCTTCCTCGACACGCACTTCCCGCCTCTCGACGACGCGCCAACCGACACCCCACCTTCCCACTCCGACTACGACTGGCCATCTCACCTCGTTTTCTTCGCGGCTCTCGAACCGCTCGCAAGCCGGTACCTGTCACCAGTATACCAAGAGGTAAGTTCTTTTTTCCCGGGTGCTGGcgcctctggcggctggggctccgccccagaccccgctgctcctctcgctgcgctcgagtcgttttcgtcgacggtcctagccatctcctgcgaagcaggagctacggggtctggggcggagccccagccgccggaggcaccgtGGCCCCCTGACACGGTCtaacaggagcaggaaaCACGGTTTTTTAATAGCCACTTCCACGACGACGCGCGTCGCAGGGGTGACGTGATTGTATATAGAAAAGTATAGGAGCGAGTCTAGTttttggtagtggtgggTGGTatttcgtcgtcgtcttcgtcgtcgtcgtcggcGAGCAGTGTTTCGAGCTCTTtgagttgctgctgtttggCAGGGTCCAGCAGGAGCTCGATGGCTTGGAGTTTGTTGCCGGTTTGGAGCGCCCAGTCAACCACGCCGGCCGGTCCGTACTTCTCGAACAGCCATTCGTTGGCTTTGCGGAAGTGATTGCATTCGAAGAATCCCCGTGAGGCGGAAAGGGGACTGGGATGGACTGACCGGAGCACCAGGTGCTCGCTCGAGGGACGGATTTTCTGCATTCGTGCGTATGCTGGGTTTCCCCATGCCAGGAAACAGATCCCGCTTGGTCGTGCTTTGACTGCTGCTTTTAGAACTTCTTCTGTGAATGTCTCCCAGCCTTTACCGGCATGTGAATTGGCATTGGCTGCTTGTACTGTCAGACAGGTGTTTAGAAGAAGCACGCCTCGATTGGCCCAGGGAGTCAGAAGTCCTGATTTGGGGACGACGAAGTCGGGGTAATCGATTGCAATGcctttataaatatttcgCAGCgatggaggtggtggtgtgggCGGGTTGACGGAAAACGCCAGTCCGTGTGCTTGGTTCGGTCCGTGGTACGGATCTTGGCCGAGAATCACCACTCTCACCGAGTCTAGTGGCGTGTGACGCGACCATGAGTAGATATCTTGTAGTGGTGGGAAAATCCGTTTCCCGTTATTGATCTCGGTTTTAATGAACTTCTTCAGGTTCAGAAAATACGGTTTACTCAATTCCTTGTGAAGAACTGCCAGCCATGACTCGTCCAGAGTCGTTATCTCCAGTCTGCATCTCGTTAGTATCTCTGCCCGACTGACTGTTTGTCTGTTGGTTTCTGGTGATAGAAAGGTCATCAACTTACTCAAGAAGTTCACGCTGCTCGGGTGTTAGACCATCGA
The Sugiyamaella lignohabitans strain CBS 10342 chromosome A, complete sequence genome window above contains:
- the GPI10 gene encoding Gpi10p (Integral membrane protein involved in GPI anchor synthesis; putative alpha 1,2 mannosyltransferase required for addition of the third mannose onto the glycosylphosphatidylinositol (GPI) core structure; human PIG-Bp is a functional homolog; GO_component: GO:0005783 - endoplasmic reticulum [Evidence IEA]; GO_component: GO:0005789 - endoplasmic reticulum membrane [Evidence IEA]; GO_component: GO:0016021 - integral component of membrane [Evidence IEA]; GO_component: GO:0016021 - integral component of membrane [Evidence ISM] [PMID 12192589]; GO_component: GO:0016021 - integral component of membrane [Evidence ISS] [PMID 9639537]; GO_component: GO:0016020 - membrane [Evidence IEA]; GO_function: GO:0004584 - dolichyl-phosphate-mannose-glycolipid alpha-mannosyltransferase activity [Evidence IMP] [PMID 9576863]; GO_function: GO:0004584 - dolichyl-phosphate-mannose-glycolipid alpha-mannosyltransferase activity [Evidence IMP] [PMID 9639537]; GO_function: GO:0016740 - transferase activity [Evidence IEA]; GO_function: GO:0016757 - transferase activity, transferring glycosyl groups [Evidence IEA,IEA]; GO_process: GO:0006506 - GPI anchor biosynthetic process [Evidence IEA,IEA]; GO_process: GO:0006506 - GPI anchor biosynthetic process [Evidence IMP] [PMID 9759715]), with product MQYSSRRWIHLPLYAIPLLVAFRVFNALSIKTFFQPDEYWQSLEPAHIAVYGYGYLTWEWREHLRSAAHPLLFAGVYKLANWLDIDPVLGPKLFQGVVAAIGDIYTYELAIQATNTPSASVAKLALFANLASAFNWFCLPRTFSNSLETVLTTIALSYWPWKSFTSGSPIIWPRFVLSLAIASIACIFRPTNALLWLFLGIHFLWTSSSSRQTTVKIIAATSAVLTLSLCFNGLVDYVYFGEPVFPLLNFIKFNIVESLSQFYGVNQWHYYLSQGLPLLTMAYLPLVLTGLYQYKSTIIVQLILFIIGSYSLLAHKEVRFIFPLIPLLHLLVAAALDRIRRRAIFPLPYLVAILLAINVPVATYFSLYHQRGVIDVISYLRHEPTVSSVGFLMPCHSTPWQSHIHRPDITAWFLTCEPPLGLTAKQQKSYLDIADQFYADPTTFLDTHFPPLDDAPTDTPPSHSDYDWPSHLVFFAALEPLASRYLSPVYQEVSSFFPGAGASGGWGSAPDPAAPLAALESFSSTVLAISCEAGATGSGAEPQPPEAPWPPDTV
- the UNG1 gene encoding Ung1p (Uracil-DNA glycosylase; required for repair of uracil in DNA formed by spontaneous cytosine deamination; efficiently excises uracil from single-stranded DNA in vivo; not required for strand-specific mismatch repair; cell-cycle regulated, expressed in late G1; localizes to mitochondria and nucleus; GO_component: GO:0005739 - mitochondrion [Evidence IEA,IEA,IEA]; GO_component: GO:0005739 - mitochondrion [Evidence IDA] [PMID 11812822]; GO_component: GO:0005739 - mitochondrion [Evidence IDA] [PMID 24034606]; GO_component: GO:0005634 - nucleus [Evidence IEA,IEA,IEA]; GO_component: GO:0005634 - nucleus [Evidence IDA] [PMID 11812822]; GO_component: GO:0005634 - nucleus [Evidence IDA] [PMID 24034606]; GO_function: GO:0016787 - hydrolase activity [Evidence IEA]; GO_function: GO:0016798 - hydrolase activity, acting on glycosyl bonds [Evidence IEA]; GO_function: GO:0016799 - hydrolase activity, hydrolyzing N-glycosyl compounds [Evidence IEA]; GO_function: GO:0004844 - uracil DNA N-glycosylase activity [Evidence IEA,IEA]; GO_function: GO:0004844 - uracil DNA N-glycosylase activity [Evidence IDA] [PMID 2644266]; GO_process: GO:0006281 - DNA repair [Evidence IEA,IEA]; GO_process: GO:0006281 - DNA repair [Evidence IMP] [PMID 1938887]; GO_process: GO:0006284 - base-excision repair [Evidence IEA,IEA]; GO_process: GO:0006974 - cellular response to DNA damage stimulus [Evidence IEA]; GO_process: GO:0008152 - metabolic process [Evidence IEA]), with amino-acid sequence MTFLSPETNRQTVSRAEILTRCRLEITTLDESWLAVLHKELSKPYFLNLKKFIKTEINNGKRIFPPLQDIYSWSRHTPLDSVRVVILGQDPYHGPNQAHGLAFSVNPPTPPPPSLRNIYKGIAIDYPDFVVPKSGLLTPWANRGVLLLNTCLTVQAANANSHAGKGWETFTEEVLKAAVKARPSGICFLAWGNPAYARMQKIRPSSEHLVLRSVHPSPLSASRGFFECNHFRKANEWLFEKYGPAGVVDWALQTGNKLQAIELLLDPAKQQQLKELETLLADDDDEDDDEIPPTTTKN